A window from Pirellulales bacterium encodes these proteins:
- a CDS encoding UvrB/UvrC motif-containing protein: MSRDIANILNGWDFNPEQVSVRIVTGDDGKEKIQLRLDLGLLQMEIDGRPDGQRPEGLDSWLDFYRRSQEEHDKAHPDSAPFSLSEEDCDRLLREGVQYYHRYLSFWHLERYELCARDTRRNLILFKFVRNHAKNDRDRLRFDQWRPYVTMMHSRAVATPFVELGDFPTAVTAIEAGIRDIRQFLDEYGQTERAEECAELTQLVRWRDELAAKNPNVLPAPDADPVTTLRRQLAEAVRDERFEEAARLRDEIRHMLPGEPLA; the protein is encoded by the coding sequence GTGTCACGAGATATAGCGAACATCCTGAACGGCTGGGACTTCAACCCAGAGCAAGTGTCGGTGCGAATCGTCACCGGCGACGATGGGAAAGAGAAGATCCAATTGCGCCTCGATCTGGGGCTGTTGCAAATGGAGATCGATGGCCGACCTGATGGGCAACGCCCCGAGGGGCTCGACTCGTGGCTAGATTTCTACCGCCGATCCCAGGAAGAGCATGACAAGGCGCACCCAGACTCTGCGCCGTTCTCTCTCTCGGAGGAAGATTGTGATCGGCTACTCCGTGAAGGAGTGCAGTATTACCACCGCTATCTGAGTTTTTGGCACCTAGAGCGCTACGAGCTGTGCGCGCGGGATACCCGTCGCAACTTGATCCTCTTCAAATTTGTCCGCAATCACGCTAAGAACGATCGAGATCGATTGCGCTTCGACCAGTGGCGCCCCTACGTCACGATGATGCACTCGCGGGCCGTGGCCACGCCGTTTGTCGAACTAGGCGATTTTCCCACGGCCGTCACCGCGATCGAAGCGGGAATCCGCGACATTCGCCAATTTCTGGACGAGTATGGCCAGACTGAACGGGCCGAAGAGTGTGCGGAGCTGACGCAACTCGTCCGCTGGCGCGACGAACTGGCCGCGAAGAATCCCAACGTGCTCCCCGCGCCCGACGCTGATCCTGTGACGACCTTGCGTCGGCAACTGGCCGAAGCCGTGCGCGACGAACGTTTTGAAGAGGCCGCGCGGTTACGCGACGAGATTCGTCACATGTTGCCTGGCGAGCCATTGGCTTAA
- a CDS encoding NADH-quinone oxidoreductase subunit A encodes MLPLFLMVLAATLLSVGLVTAGRLIGPHKDGAVKRMPYESGMDPIHDARRRFDVRFYLVAIAFLVFDVELLFLYPWAAAAKHAAEGEPARGIDRAVAMHLVESRGMVFAEIMVFIALLGMGLVYAWRKGVFRWR; translated from the coding sequence ATGCTTCCGCTGTTCCTGATGGTGCTGGCGGCGACCCTGCTGTCGGTCGGTCTGGTCACTGCCGGACGGCTCATCGGGCCGCACAAAGACGGGGCCGTCAAACGCATGCCCTACGAGAGCGGCATGGATCCGATCCACGACGCCCGACGTCGTTTCGACGTCCGCTTCTATCTCGTGGCCATTGCTTTCCTGGTATTCGACGTGGAACTGCTGTTTCTCTATCCCTGGGCCGCAGCCGCCAAGCACGCTGCCGAAGGAGAGCCGGCGCGCGGTATAGATCGGGCTGTCGCAATGCACCTGGTCGAGAGCCGCGGCATGGTGTTCGCCGAGATAATGGTTTTCATCGCGCTGTTGGGCATGGGGCTCGTTTACGCGTGGCGAAAGGGCGTATTCCGATGGCGATAG
- the nuoD gene encoding NADH dehydrogenase (quinone) subunit D — MPLEPATLTAEPARDEAQDYIWTLNFGPQHPATHTTLRIVLKLDGERVVDAVPDIGYLHSGFEKIGEHLNYNQYVTVTDRMNYISPMANNVAWHGAVERLLGLEIPKRCQYIRTILAELSRISDHLLCNGAVGLDVGAFTYFLYAFNRREDLYDIFESLCGARFTNSYTRVGGVMHDANPLFVELVRKFVRTFPKTLEDMDRLLNRNRIFIDRTKGVGVLTKEEATNRSCTGPVARGSGVTRDLRKDEPYLAYKDFDFQICCASAGDCYARYLVRMAEMRESLKIVAQAIENLPSGPVNVDIGERTAIPSKQDVYSTIEGCISHFELTMSNRGFEVPSEESYAATESPNGELGFYVVGDGSEVAWRARCRPPSYIHFAAFPHLIRGHTLSDVVAVLGSLNIIAAELDR; from the coding sequence ATGCCGCTGGAACCCGCCACACTTACCGCCGAGCCGGCTCGCGACGAAGCCCAGGATTACATCTGGACGCTCAATTTCGGTCCGCAGCATCCGGCCACGCATACCACGTTGCGGATTGTGCTCAAACTCGACGGCGAACGCGTCGTCGACGCTGTGCCAGACATCGGTTACCTACACTCGGGCTTTGAAAAGATCGGCGAGCACCTGAACTACAACCAGTACGTCACGGTCACGGACCGGATGAACTACATCTCGCCAATGGCCAACAACGTGGCCTGGCACGGTGCCGTCGAGCGATTGTTGGGGCTCGAGATTCCCAAACGCTGCCAATACATCCGCACGATTCTGGCCGAGTTGTCCCGCATCAGTGACCACCTGTTGTGCAACGGCGCTGTGGGCCTGGACGTTGGCGCGTTCACATACTTCCTCTACGCCTTCAACCGCCGCGAGGACTTGTACGACATTTTCGAATCGCTTTGCGGGGCACGCTTTACCAATAGTTACACGCGCGTAGGCGGCGTCATGCACGACGCCAACCCGCTGTTCGTCGAGCTGGTGCGGAAGTTCGTGCGCACGTTTCCCAAGACGCTCGAAGACATGGACCGGCTGCTGAATCGCAACCGCATTTTCATAGACCGCACCAAGGGCGTTGGCGTGCTGACGAAGGAAGAAGCCACGAATCGCAGTTGCACCGGCCCGGTGGCCCGCGGCAGCGGCGTAACGCGCGACCTGCGCAAAGACGAGCCCTACCTGGCTTACAAGGATTTCGATTTTCAGATCTGCTGTGCCTCGGCAGGCGATTGCTATGCCCGCTACCTGGTGCGCATGGCCGAGATGCGTGAGAGCCTGAAGATCGTGGCCCAGGCCATTGAGAATTTGCCGTCGGGTCCGGTGAATGTCGATATCGGCGAGCGGACCGCGATCCCGTCGAAGCAAGATGTGTATTCCACGATCGAGGGCTGCATCTCGCACTTCGAGTTGACGATGAGCAACCGAGGGTTCGAAGTCCCGTCGGAGGAAAGTTACGCCGCCACCGAAAGCCCGAATGGCGAGCTCGGATTCTACGTCGTCGGCGATGGCAGCGAAGTGGCCTGGCGCGCTCGCTGCCGGCCGCCATCGTACATCCATTTCGCGGCGTTCCCGCATTTAATCCGCGGGCATACGCTCTCCGACGTGGTGGCCGTGTTGGGAAGCCTGAACATCATCGCCGCGGAATTGGACCGGTAG
- the nuoH gene encoding NADH-quinone oxidoreductase subunit NuoH — translation MPSIDLTITIIKIVVILFTLLTAAAYLVLLERWIAAWVQDRRGPNRVGIPLTKIKMFGLGQPLADGLKFIFKEEYTPAHVDKFLYTLAPISILVAAILPFAVIPFGSALPTFNIGGEPVNVQLTLAPQIDVGMIFVFAMGSIAVYGVILGGWASNNKYSFLGGLRSSAQLIAYELPLGLGILGVVLATGSLRLDDIIREQATTGTWNILVQPLGFLVFLIASFAESARLPFDLPEAEQELIGGYHTEYSGLRLLLYLIAEFLHMVTAAFLITILFFGGWHLWGLTGSTDEGITWVTALLRVIVLTIKVMGVIVFFMLVRWSWPRFRFDQLMSLAWKVMLPLGMVNLVIVAVLVEYHSQILALLGGSHAALYASLWAIAIATWLVAGIVAPLSTDNRPRLEAADRL, via the coding sequence ATGCCCTCGATCGATCTCACCATCACGATTATCAAGATCGTAGTGATCTTGTTTACGCTGCTGACCGCGGCAGCGTACCTGGTGCTCTTAGAGCGCTGGATCGCGGCCTGGGTGCAGGACCGTCGCGGGCCGAATCGCGTCGGCATCCCGCTCACCAAGATCAAGATGTTCGGCCTGGGGCAGCCTCTGGCTGACGGTTTGAAGTTCATTTTCAAAGAGGAATACACGCCGGCGCACGTCGATAAGTTCCTCTACACGCTGGCGCCGATTTCAATTCTCGTGGCGGCCATTCTCCCCTTTGCGGTCATTCCGTTCGGCAGTGCTTTGCCGACGTTCAACATCGGGGGCGAACCGGTCAACGTGCAATTGACCCTGGCACCGCAGATCGACGTGGGCATGATCTTTGTCTTCGCGATGGGCAGCATCGCCGTCTATGGAGTGATCCTGGGGGGCTGGGCCAGCAACAATAAGTACAGCTTCTTGGGCGGATTGCGTTCGAGCGCCCAACTGATCGCTTATGAGTTGCCGCTGGGCTTGGGAATTCTGGGAGTCGTACTGGCCACAGGTTCGTTGCGGTTGGACGACATCATTCGCGAGCAAGCCACAACCGGCACCTGGAACATCCTGGTGCAGCCGCTGGGCTTTCTAGTGTTCCTTATCGCCTCGTTCGCGGAAAGTGCACGGCTACCTTTCGATCTGCCCGAGGCCGAGCAGGAACTTATCGGCGGCTATCACACCGAGTATTCCGGTTTACGGCTGCTCCTATATCTCATCGCCGAATTCCTGCACATGGTCACGGCGGCCTTCTTGATCACGATTTTGTTCTTCGGCGGCTGGCACCTATGGGGTCTGACCGGCAGCACGGACGAAGGCATTACCTGGGTCACGGCGTTGCTGCGGGTCATCGTGCTCACGATCAAGGTAATGGGCGTGATCGTGTTTTTCATGCTGGTTCGCTGGAGCTGGCCCCGATTCCGCTTCGATCAATTGATGTCGCTGGCCTGGAAGGTGATGCTCCCCCTGGGGATGGTCAATCTGGTGATCGTGGCGGTGTTGGTCGAATATCACAGCCAGATCCTGGCCCTATTGGGCGGCAGCCATGCGGCCTTGTACGCCAGTTTGTGGGCCATTGCGATCGCCACCTGGCTTGTGGCGGGTATCGTCGCGCCGTTGTCGACCGACAATCGGCCACGTTTGGAGGCGGCGGACAGACTATGA
- a CDS encoding 2Fe-2S iron-sulfur cluster-binding protein, translating to MGIVLIDGRAVEVGDQERLNGIQAAERAGVEIPHYCWHAGLTVVASCRMCLVESGTKNKDTGDIAMMPKLVPACQTPAKDGTVFVTDSETVRKARAMVEEDLLIDHPIDCPICDKAGECRLQDYHFAHGQNERRADVRPFTSRRRDMGDTVTLFVDRCVMCTCCVRFCREISGTSELLVINRGSHEEIDVLPGFPLENKLSGNVVDLCPVGALGDKDFLYQQRVWFLKQHSGVCTGCSTGCSITVEENQDRVWRLKPRENPHVNKWWMCDDGRYGFHHVHSEARQVGLRKLEHGVHANVEWATLAADLAGRLSGVGRLAAVLSPHLTVEEAYLLAKYIRGRDASAVLSIGSVPVVGEDETFKNGFTIRAEKAPNRRGVEEVVKHFGGHLSFDALLAELDKGAIRGAWVTGGYPTGWIDAATSERFADLDLLVVQDMFVTPLWEKATYQIPGGSFAERDGSYVNHADRLQRVEWAVRPPTGAWAEGPLYWRLLERTGLYNSRRVLDEIAAEIPYFAVAADEVPDTGVDLKLNQLATAK from the coding sequence ATGGGTATTGTCCTCATCGATGGCCGCGCGGTCGAAGTTGGCGACCAGGAACGCCTTAATGGCATTCAGGCTGCCGAACGCGCCGGCGTCGAAATCCCGCATTACTGCTGGCACGCCGGGCTAACCGTGGTGGCTAGCTGCCGCATGTGCCTGGTCGAGTCGGGGACCAAGAACAAGGACACGGGCGACATCGCGATGATGCCCAAGCTCGTGCCCGCCTGTCAGACACCAGCCAAAGACGGCACCGTCTTCGTCACCGATAGCGAGACCGTTCGCAAAGCCCGTGCGATGGTCGAAGAGGATTTGCTGATCGATCACCCGATTGATTGCCCCATTTGCGACAAGGCGGGCGAGTGCCGGTTGCAGGACTATCATTTCGCCCATGGACAGAACGAACGCCGGGCCGACGTCCGCCCGTTCACCAGCCGCCGCCGCGATATGGGAGACACGGTCACGTTGTTCGTCGACCGCTGCGTGATGTGTACCTGCTGCGTGCGCTTCTGCCGCGAGATCAGCGGGACCAGCGAACTATTGGTCATCAATCGTGGCAGCCATGAGGAAATCGACGTGCTGCCCGGTTTTCCGCTGGAGAACAAACTATCGGGCAATGTCGTCGATCTGTGCCCCGTCGGCGCGCTCGGCGACAAGGATTTTCTCTACCAGCAGCGGGTCTGGTTCCTCAAACAGCATTCCGGCGTCTGCACGGGCTGCTCGACGGGCTGTTCGATCACGGTGGAAGAGAATCAAGACCGCGTGTGGCGTCTTAAGCCGCGCGAGAATCCGCACGTCAACAAATGGTGGATGTGCGATGACGGGCGGTATGGTTTTCACCATGTGCACAGCGAAGCGCGGCAAGTCGGCCTCCGTAAGCTCGAGCACGGGGTGCACGCCAACGTTGAGTGGGCCACGCTGGCCGCAGACCTCGCCGGTCGCTTGTCGGGTGTGGGACGCTTGGCCGCCGTGCTTTCGCCCCATTTGACAGTCGAAGAAGCCTATCTACTGGCCAAATACATTCGCGGACGGGATGCGAGCGCGGTTTTGTCGATCGGCAGCGTGCCGGTCGTCGGCGAGGACGAAACGTTCAAGAACGGCTTTACCATTCGCGCCGAAAAGGCACCGAACCGCCGGGGCGTCGAGGAAGTCGTCAAGCATTTCGGCGGGCACTTGTCCTTCGATGCCTTGCTGGCCGAGTTGGACAAAGGCGCGATCCGCGGTGCTTGGGTCACGGGTGGTTATCCCACCGGCTGGATCGACGCGGCGACGTCCGAGCGATTCGCCGATCTTGATCTGCTGGTCGTGCAAGACATGTTCGTGACGCCCTTGTGGGAGAAAGCCACGTATCAGATTCCCGGCGGTTCCTTTGCCGAGCGGGACGGTTCGTACGTCAATCATGCCGACCGCTTGCAGCGGGTCGAGTGGGCGGTGCGCCCGCCCACCGGCGCCTGGGCCGAAGGCCCGTTGTACTGGCGGCTGCTGGAACGCACCGGGCTGTACAACTCGCGCCGCGTGCTGGATGAAATTGCGGCCGAGATTCCGTACTTCGCCGTGGCTGCCGACGAAGTGCCCGACACCGGCGTCGACCTGAAACTGAATCAACTAGCGACCGCGAAATAA
- a CDS encoding NADH-quinone oxidoreductase subunit I — protein MKANDPAVKWIEEPQLGLAGKMYLPLFLQGLTTTTRHLFSPKITVDFPEVRPTIRNPLIYRGVHRLNKDEAGRVKCVACFLCATACPAHCIDIVAAESPWPDREKYPQSFTIDELRCIYCGMCEEACPVDAIELTSLFDLTGRSREEMIFDKEKLLSVFDQTKDAEPMQSAAVGGTL, from the coding sequence ATGAAAGCCAACGACCCCGCCGTGAAGTGGATCGAAGAGCCGCAGCTCGGGCTGGCGGGCAAGATGTACTTGCCGCTGTTCCTGCAAGGCTTGACGACCACGACCAGACATTTGTTTTCGCCGAAGATCACGGTCGACTTCCCAGAAGTTCGTCCCACCATCCGCAATCCGCTCATCTACCGCGGCGTGCATCGTCTGAACAAAGACGAGGCCGGCCGCGTGAAATGCGTGGCCTGCTTCCTCTGCGCGACAGCCTGTCCGGCCCACTGCATAGATATCGTGGCCGCGGAGAGTCCTTGGCCCGACCGTGAAAAATATCCGCAAAGCTTTACCATCGACGAACTGCGCTGCATCTACTGCGGCATGTGCGAAGAGGCCTGCCCGGTGGACGCGATCGAACTGACGAGTCTGTTCGATCTGACGGGACGCAGCCGCGAGGAAATGATCTTCGACAAGGAAAAGTTGCTCAGCGTGTTCGACCAAACCAAGGATGCCGAGCCGATGCAGTCGGCCGCCGTGGGAGGCACCCTGTGA
- a CDS encoding NADH-quinone oxidoreductase subunit C, producing MIQADTLDKLTAAFGPLPHSEFRGQSRIVVPKESMSGVLAWLKKSGGFDLLVDVTCVDYLNYRGATDRFGLVYLLASTTTNERLTVRVFVNEPDLTVPSAVPLWEGANWFEREVYDMFGITFSGHPDLRRILLPDEFEAYPLRKDYPLQGRGERHNFPVLTRARS from the coding sequence ATGATCCAGGCCGACACACTCGACAAGTTGACTGCCGCATTTGGCCCGCTGCCGCACAGCGAATTCCGCGGCCAGTCGCGTATCGTGGTCCCGAAGGAATCGATGTCGGGTGTGCTGGCGTGGTTAAAGAAATCCGGCGGGTTCGATCTATTGGTCGACGTTACCTGTGTCGACTATTTGAACTATCGCGGCGCCACTGATCGCTTCGGCCTTGTGTATCTGCTGGCTTCGACCACGACCAACGAGCGCCTTACGGTGCGCGTCTTTGTCAACGAGCCCGATTTGACCGTCCCCTCGGCCGTGCCGTTATGGGAAGGCGCCAACTGGTTCGAGCGCGAAGTCTACGACATGTTCGGTATCACCTTCAGCGGTCACCCAGATCTACGGCGCATTCTGCTGCCCGATGAGTTCGAGGCCTATCCGCTGCGTAAGGACTACCCGCTGCAGGGACGTGGCGAACGGCACAATTTCCCGGTCCTCACGCGCGCTCGGAGCTGA
- a CDS encoding NAD(P)H-dependent oxidoreductase subunit E produces MATPERILTDEMVEAIKALFPRYPTRQAVTLPALHIVNERLRYVPIPAVVEIARLLGLAPAEVQDTLSFYGFFKQDAPHGRTRAWVCRSISCALRGGEQVLDHMCHTLGVKPGETTSDGRVTLEFGECLGACDFAPCMLAGKTLYKDLTPERADQILQTFE; encoded by the coding sequence ATGGCGACGCCAGAACGCATACTGACTGACGAGATGGTCGAGGCGATCAAGGCCCTCTTTCCGCGTTATCCCACGCGGCAGGCCGTGACGTTGCCCGCGTTGCACATCGTCAACGAGCGGTTGCGTTACGTGCCGATCCCGGCCGTCGTCGAGATCGCCCGGCTGCTGGGTCTGGCGCCGGCCGAAGTGCAAGATACGCTCAGCTTCTACGGATTCTTCAAGCAGGACGCGCCGCACGGACGGACCCGGGCCTGGGTCTGCCGGTCGATTAGCTGCGCCTTGCGCGGTGGCGAGCAGGTGCTCGACCATATGTGTCATACGTTAGGCGTTAAGCCCGGCGAGACAACATCCGACGGGCGCGTAACTTTGGAATTCGGCGAGTGTCTGGGAGCGTGCGATTTTGCCCCCTGCATGTTGGCAGGCAAGACGCTCTACAAGGACCTGACACCGGAAAGGGCCGACCAGATTTTGCAGACGTTCGAATGA
- a CDS encoding NADH-quinone oxidoreductase subunit J — MSPTQIVILFATASAAAGLYLLLPRGEQRGRLIGAVLALVSLGLFASRLPGFDHQNMSVEIVFWVLATITVVSAACAVTFRSPVYCAIWFAMTLLGTAGLFLFQGAQFLGVATIVVYAGAILVTFLFVLMLAQPEGHAYYDRVSWEALVSASVGAVMIGILTMVITDAFSTHVVAMGGDEASQTFETKTLAGVVDQVTGLDVPTRQQEVLSEHHMDHLGAQLFSRHLVAVEVAGTMLLAAMVGAVAIAIQSKPAPAATGTVRHG, encoded by the coding sequence GTGAGCCCCACGCAAATCGTGATTTTGTTCGCTACGGCCTCGGCCGCCGCGGGCTTGTATCTGCTGCTGCCGCGTGGCGAGCAGAGAGGGCGTCTCATTGGTGCGGTACTGGCACTGGTCAGCTTGGGGCTGTTCGCCTCGCGCCTACCGGGTTTCGACCATCAGAATATGTCGGTCGAAATCGTTTTTTGGGTACTGGCCACGATTACCGTGGTCTCGGCAGCGTGTGCCGTCACGTTCCGCAGCCCGGTCTACTGTGCCATTTGGTTCGCGATGACACTCCTGGGAACGGCCGGATTGTTTCTGTTCCAAGGGGCGCAGTTTTTGGGCGTGGCCACGATCGTGGTCTACGCCGGCGCCATTCTGGTCACGTTTTTGTTTGTCTTGATGCTGGCCCAGCCCGAGGGACATGCCTACTACGATCGCGTCAGTTGGGAAGCGCTGGTATCGGCCAGCGTGGGGGCGGTGATGATTGGTATCCTGACGATGGTCATTACCGACGCGTTTTCGACGCATGTCGTGGCCATGGGCGGGGACGAAGCAAGCCAGACGTTTGAAACCAAAACCTTGGCCGGGGTTGTCGACCAGGTGACGGGCCTCGATGTGCCGACGCGGCAACAAGAGGTACTCTCCGAGCATCATATGGATCACCTCGGCGCGCAGCTGTTCAGCCGCCATCTGGTGGCTGTCGAAGTGGCTGGCACTATGTTGCTGGCCGCTATGGTGGGCGCCGTGGCTATCGCCATTCAAAGCAAACCGGCCCCTGCGGCGACAGGAACGGTGCGCCATGGGTGA
- a CDS encoding NADH-quinone oxidoreductase subunit B family protein — protein MAIELPENVVVSKLDELASWCRKNSLWPMPFATACCGIELMATGASRHDLARFGAEVFRFSPRQCDLMIVAGRVVMKMLPVLQRIWQQMHEPKWCISMGACASTGGVFDTYSVVQGIDRFIPVDMYVPGCPPRPEQLIQAIIDLQDKIQAEGTITGDEFLLPSRQYKKRALIELPVLPSLPHSTHR, from the coding sequence ATGGCGATAGAGCTTCCCGAAAACGTGGTGGTCAGCAAGCTCGACGAGTTGGCCAGTTGGTGTCGCAAGAACAGCTTGTGGCCCATGCCATTTGCCACGGCCTGCTGTGGTATTGAGCTCATGGCAACTGGCGCCAGTCGCCACGACCTGGCGCGTTTCGGTGCCGAGGTCTTTCGTTTCAGCCCGCGCCAGTGCGATCTGATGATCGTAGCCGGTCGCGTGGTGATGAAGATGCTGCCGGTCTTGCAACGCATTTGGCAGCAGATGCACGAGCCGAAGTGGTGTATCTCGATGGGCGCCTGTGCTTCGACCGGCGGCGTGTTCGACACGTATTCCGTGGTGCAAGGAATCGACCGCTTTATTCCCGTCGACATGTATGTGCCCGGTTGTCCTCCGCGACCTGAGCAATTGATCCAGGCGATCATCGACCTGCAGGACAAGATTCAGGCCGAAGGCACGATCACGGGGGATGAATTCCTGTTGCCGTCGCGACAATACAAGAAGCGCGCTTTGATCGAATTGCCCGTGCTGCCGAGTCTTCCACATTCGACCCACCGGTAG
- the nuoF gene encoding NADH-quinone oxidoreductase subunit NuoF translates to MPQFEPILLANIATQNSHTRAVYESTGGYSALKKVLAEMQPPALIELVKSSNLRGRGGAGFPTGLKWTFLPKDHPGPIYMCINADESEPGTFNNRILMEEDPHQVIEGVILSCFATRAQTAYIYLRYEYPLSLERLQAALDECYAAGYLGKNILGSDFSLDIYLHRGAAAYICGEETGLIESLEGKRAWPRIKPPFPAVEGVFHKPTVVNNIETVACVVHIARRGADWFKSIGVPADPKNPRDPGSYGPKLYCLSGHVNKPGCYEAPLGITCRQLIDEYGGGVWKGRKGKAAIPGGISMGLLTEKEFDTPLDFAGPGKVGCLGLGTAAVVVLDETVSIVDFLHNSCRFFQHESCGQCTPCREGTRWALEMLERIKAGQGRLKDLDLLLEIGDSIGIIPGTTICGLADGAAWPIKNAIRKFRNEFEDYIKRTNPKGYAVTKAVKALPVVAAH, encoded by the coding sequence GTGCCGCAGTTCGAGCCCATTTTGCTTGCCAACATCGCTACGCAGAACAGCCACACGCGGGCTGTCTACGAGTCGACCGGTGGCTACAGCGCGCTCAAGAAGGTACTGGCCGAGATGCAGCCGCCGGCCTTGATCGAACTGGTGAAGTCGAGCAATCTGCGCGGTCGCGGCGGGGCCGGTTTTCCCACCGGCTTAAAATGGACTTTCTTGCCGAAGGACCATCCCGGCCCGATCTACATGTGCATCAACGCCGACGAGAGCGAGCCCGGCACATTTAATAATCGGATCCTGATGGAAGAGGATCCTCACCAGGTTATTGAAGGTGTGATCCTCAGCTGTTTTGCGACCCGCGCGCAGACGGCTTACATCTATCTGCGCTACGAATACCCGTTATCGTTAGAGCGTCTACAGGCAGCCCTCGACGAGTGCTATGCCGCCGGTTATTTGGGTAAAAACATCCTGGGCAGCGATTTCTCGCTCGACATCTATCTGCACCGTGGCGCTGCGGCGTATATCTGCGGAGAGGAAACGGGTCTGATCGAAAGCCTGGAAGGCAAGCGGGCCTGGCCGCGGATCAAGCCGCCGTTTCCGGCGGTCGAGGGAGTCTTTCACAAGCCAACGGTCGTCAACAACATCGAGACCGTGGCCTGCGTCGTGCATATCGCCAGGCGCGGCGCCGATTGGTTCAAATCGATCGGTGTGCCGGCCGATCCGAAGAATCCGCGCGATCCGGGCAGCTACGGCCCGAAGCTGTATTGCCTCAGCGGTCACGTGAACAAGCCCGGCTGCTACGAAGCGCCGCTCGGTATTACCTGCCGCCAACTGATCGACGAGTACGGCGGTGGTGTCTGGAAGGGGCGCAAAGGCAAAGCCGCCATACCAGGCGGCATCAGCATGGGCCTGCTGACCGAAAAGGAATTCGACACACCGCTCGATTTTGCCGGGCCGGGCAAGGTTGGTTGCTTGGGATTGGGAACCGCGGCCGTGGTCGTGCTCGACGAGACGGTGAGCATCGTTGACTTCCTGCACAACAGCTGCCGGTTCTTCCAGCACGAAAGTTGTGGCCAGTGTACGCCCTGTCGCGAAGGGACCCGCTGGGCCTTGGAGATGCTTGAGCGCATCAAGGCAGGCCAGGGGCGGTTGAAGGATTTAGACCTGCTACTGGAAATCGGCGATTCGATCGGCATCATCCCAGGCACCACAATTTGCGGTCTTGCCGACGGCGCTGCGTGGCCGATCAAAAACGCCATCCGCAAATTTCGCAACGAATTCGAAGATTACATCAAACGCACGAACCCGAAAGGTTACGCGGTGACAAAGGCGGTGAAGGCATTGCCTGTCGTCGCGGCGCACTGA